In Nostoc edaphicum CCNP1411, the sequence GGAAGTTAAACCAAACCGTTACAGTAGAGGGTATCAACGAATTAAGAGTTCTTGCTCAGGCTCATAATCAAATGGCTACTCAATTACAAGAGTCATTTGCTGAAATATTAGAGGCTAACAGGCAGTTAGAAGCTGAAATTAACGAGCGTAAGCAGGCAGAAGAACAGTTACGACATAATGCGTTTCACGATGCACTGACAGGTTTACCCAACCGAGCTTTCTTTATAGAGCGCTTAAAAAACACACTCCAGCGAGCCAAGCAGCAGGAGAATTATTTATTTGCTGTGCTATTTCTCGACCTGGATCGGTTTAAGGTGATCAATGACAGTTTAGGACACCTAAAAGGAGATCAATTTCTAATTGCTATTGCCAATAGATTAGAAGTATGTGTACGCTCTACGGATACAGCCGCAAGGCTTGGGGGAGACGAATTTACAATCCTGCTTGACGAAATCCAGAGTCTCTCAGATGCCATCAAAGTAGCTGAACGAATTCAACAAGAACTGACATTACCCCTTGAGCTTGACGGGCAAGAAGTATTTACAACAGCAAGTATTGGCATCGCTCTGAGTTCGACAGTAGACTATGACCAAGCAGAAAACCTGCTAAGGGACGCTGATACGGCTATGTACCGAGCCAAGGTGCTGGGCAAAGCCCGCTATGAAGTATTCAATCCAGGGATGTATACTAACGCTCTGGTCAGATTACAGTTAGAGAACGATCTACGGCGAGCAATCGAACGCCACGAGTTTCAGCTTTATTATCAACCGATTGTTTCCATCACTAATGGCAGAATTTTAGGCTTTGAGGCTCTGCTGCGCTGGCAGCATCCTGAGCGTGGTTTGATTTGTCCAACAGATTTTATCCCCCTAGCAGAAGAAACCGGACTGATTGTCAAGATTGGCTATTGGGCACTACATGAAGCGTGCCGCCAAATGCAAAACTGGCGGTTGAGCGATCGGATAAACTCGTTAGAAAAAATCAGCGTCAATCTCTCAGTCAAGCAATTTTCTCAACCGGATTTGATTGAACAGATTGGGGAAATTTTACACTCGACTGGTCTTGATGCTGGCAGTCTCATGTTAGAAATTACTGAAAGTGCAATTTTAGAAAATGGCGATGAGGCAAATGCCGCCCTCTCAGAACTTCGGAAGATGGGCATTGAGTTATCAATTGATGATTTCGGTACAGGCTACTCTTCATTAGGTCGTCTCCATAACTTTCCGATTAGTGTGTTAAAGATTGACCGTTCTTTTGTCAGCCCAATAGATGGTAATGGCAAGAATTTAGAAATTATTGAGACAATTATTACACTGGCACACAAATTAGGTATGGATGTAACTGCCGAAGGAGTGGAGACAAAAGAGCAGCTAGCATTTCTGAGAAACTTGAACTGTGAATGTGGACAAGGATATTTTTTCTCGCGTCCATTGGATAACGCGGCAGCAGTAGAATTAATCTTGAAAAATCCTCAGTGGTAAGGGTTTTTTGAGAGGATTTGGATAGCGCCATCTGACAAAGTCTGCAATATTAGATATAGTTAAAAAATCAATAGTCTTAAACTGCCGATCAATAGCTGGAAGGCTGCATATTTTCGCTCCAATGTTCAAGTATGCCTGCAAAATTTTAGGAATCTCAACAGTATATGAATCTAGACAATTTTGAGGCAGTTCTAGACAAAACTGTGAATTTGGATAAACTAAAATACTTGGATGCATCAAGCCATTCTGCCGAAAATAATCATAAGCACAAGTAGCTTGCCAGGGACTTTGTGTTAGTAATGATGCACAGCCAAAGAAATATTGGTTTTTACTCCAGATGAGATAATTTGCCAGCCCTTCCCAGAGTAGTAAAAGTGCCTGACTATTGCGATATTCTTTAGTTATACATGTACGCCCAACCTCAACTGATGCCTGAAGCACAGAATTGGGAATCGCATTAAGATTAAATATATCGGCAGCATCAAAGCCTAGTCTTTGAGAAGCCATTGTATAGGTTTGCATCCGATAAGTTCCAATGGTTTTTCCAGTTTGTTTGGAAATCAAGATTAAATGATGGCAAACCGCATCAAACTTATCTATATCCATCTGGGTAAAGTTAGAAGTAGAGAATCCTAAACCCAGTTCAAGATTAAAAACTTCAAAGCGCAACCGAAAAATTGATTCTAATTCTTCTTTGGTTGATGCCAGGCGTAGGGTATATTTTTCAGTTTGAAGGACGGGAAAATCTTCAAGAGTGGGAGGAGGATTCAGTGAGTAATTGATGTTGCGTCCAGAAACTTCCATCTATCTTCCTACTTAGATTTGCGAAAATATTCTACTAGGATTTAGGCACTATACAAATAGCTCACATTATGCATTAATGTGTCGAAGCGTGATTGAGGCGGTTTTCGATAAAAGATCCTCTACAGAGATTTTTTACTCTCTTGGATTAGAGGTAGAGTGCTTTTATTATGGACATTAATTCCCAAAAAATCTGGCAATAATATACAAAATTTTTCTTTGATATACGCTATAAATGCAAGTCATACCAATTTGAAAAAAGAATGCGACAAATAGACCATTTGTAGAGACGCGATTCATCGCGTCTTTACCCAAAGATGTGTTGCAATCATTAATTGAATTGGTATCAGCAAAGAAAGTCATAGTCAGGGCAGAAAACCCCCGGATGAATCCAGGGGCTTGAATAATTTTGGTTGCGATGCTTGCAGTGTTGGCGGGTACGCGATGTTTACGACGGGCTACGCCTACGCAATCTGCGGTAGATGCACTCTAAAATACTTAATTAATTACGGTGATTATTGTTGTAATGAACCCTTGTACCTGCCCAAAGCAACTTCTCCCGTAGCGTCTGATAGTAGGAATTGTTCTCGCGCAAAATAATAAATTTAGCCCGACAATCTGCCATCCGCACATCAACGCGGTGTCCTGGCCAAATCGAAGTCCCCAACACTCCATCTGTCCACAGCTTGGTACTCAAATCGTAATCCCCCAAAGGCCAAATACTCACCACAGAACCAGGGGGTAAAACGAGGGGGCGACTAGAAAGGCTCATTGCACAAATGGGAGTAACAGTAATCGCCTCCATACCATCATGCATAATTGGCCCATTAGCAGAAACGGTATAACCAGTAGAACCTGTAGGAGTAGAAATAATCAACCCATCCCCGACGTATTGATCGACTACCTCACCGTCGATTTCCATTTCCAGAATCGAAGTAATCATTCGGTCAGCGGAGGCGGGTTTGACACAGAATTCATTCAAAGCCAGGTAACGCTCACTCACTGGTTCCAAATTAGACCCGTGACCCTCATACACCGCAGCTTGCAACATCATCCGTCGTTGGATAGCATAGCGATCCTCAAACAGCCGATCCCAAACTTTCTCAGTATCCTGAAACTCTTCCACTGACTCAGTTAAAAACCCCAGATGACCTCCCACATTCACTCCCAGAATAGGGATGCCCGCTGGGGCTAAATGTCTGGCACCAGTTAAAACAGTACCATCGCCACCGAGTACCAAAGCGAGATCGATTGGTTGACCCGCTGAAGCCAAAAAGACAGGATAGGGGTTGTCTTTCGGCCCGCTAGGCCCCATCAACACATGGCACTCGCGACTTTCTAGTTGTTTCGCACAGATTTCTGCCCATTGTTTACTCCGGGCATCCCGCGCTTTATAAGCAATGATTACCTGCTTTAGTTGCACGCACAGTTACCACTTCAGGAGATTAAACTGCTCCATATCGACGGTATCGCGGTTGCGATAAATGGCAAGCACGATCGCTAAACCCACCGCCGCCTCGGCTGCGGCCACGGTAATCACAAATACTGTGAAAACCTGACCCTTAATTAATGTTGAGTCGAGGAAGTTGGAAAATGCCATTAAATTCAGATTAACAGCATTGAGCAGTAACTCAATTGACATCAGCACCCGCACAGCGTTGCGGCTGGTAATTAAACCGTAGATGCCGATGCAGAATAAAGCTGCTGCTAGTAATAAAAAGTACTGGAGTTGCATGAATCTGAGTATCCCTCCTGAAAAAACTGGCTATTTATCTGCGAATAAAGTCGCAAATATTACTCTTTTGTTTCGCTGGTTGTTGATACCAATTCTCTGGGGCGTTCTGGCAAAGTCAAAACAGTTTGCCCTAGATCGGATCGTGTCAGTTGGTCTGGCAAATACTCACGACGTGCCAAAATAATTGCTCCTACCATCGCTATCAGTAGCAAAATGGAAGCCAGTTCAAAAGGTAGTAAAAAGTCAGTGAAGAAATGTTCTCCAATCAAAATTATAGAACTTTCACCACCCGCCACAGGAGCAGTAGAGTAAGCCCAAGGAGTAGCCAGCACCATCGTACTTAAAAGACCAAACAATCCTACACTGACTAAACCTGTAAGTACTTTCCGCACCCAAGAGTTGGGAAATGCTACAAAATCCTGCCGCTTGTTCACCAACATAATGGCAAACAAAATCAGCACATTAACCGCACCAACGTAAATTAGTATTTGTGCGGCAGCAACAAAATCACCATTCAGTAACAGGTAGATTCCCGCCATGCTGATGAACACACCTCCCAGCATAAAGGCAGAATAGACGATGTTAGAGAACAGCACTACACCAATGGCCGCCCCAATCATCATCACGCCCAGTATGCCAAGTGATACAAACTGTACTCCTTCTGCTAGATTCACTGTTTTTTGTCCTTAGTCATTGGTCATTAGTCATTAGTCATTAGTCATTGGTCATTGGTCATTGGTCATTAGTCAAATAACAAAGGACAAATGACAATGGACAAATGACATTTATTTTTCTGTTTGTTCTACCAGGTCTTCTGGACGCGCACCTGCACGTGGCGCATCAGCGGGAAGTCCATGTGGTTCGAGGACGCCCTTGGGTAGGTAAACTAGTTCACGCAGTGGTGTAACCATTGGGTCATCTGTTACCTTATAGGGCAGACGACCTAGCGCTACGCTGTCATAGTTCAATTCATGGCGATCGTAAGTGGCAAGCTCATACTCTTCTGTCATGGATAGACAGTTAGTGGGGCAAAATTCCACACAATTACCGCAAAAGATACAAACTCCAAAGTCAATGCTGTAGTGGTTGAGTTTTTTCTTTTTGCTGGCCTTGTCGAATGCCCAATCTACTACAGGCAGGTTAATCGGACAAACGCGAACGCAAACTTCGCAGGCGATGCACTTATCAAATTCAAAGTGAATTCTACCGCGAAACCGTTCGCCAGGAATCAGTTTTTCGTAAGGGTACTGTACGGTAATCGGACGCCGCCGCATGTGGTCAAAGGTAACAGAAAGCCCCTGACCAATGTAACGCGCAGCTTGTACCGTTTCTTTGGCGTAATCACCAACTTGTTTCAGGAACTTGAGCATTTATGTTTCACTCTCTCTTTTTAAGCTATCAGCGTTATTTGTCCCTTGTCCTTTGTCCTTGGTCATTAGTCATTTGTACAAATGACTAATAACTAGTGACTAATGACTAACCACCAAAAGCGAAGGGAAAGGCTAGTTTCAGAGCTGCGGTTAATAGAAGATTAACCAAACCGACTGGTAACAAAAACTTCCATCCTAAATCTAACAGTTGGTCAATCCGTACCCGTGGCACTGTCCAGCGCAACAGGATGGCGACAAACACTAGTAAATAGGCTTTGAAGACGGTCATTGTAATCCCCAAAGAAGCAGTTACTATCTGGAACACAGGATTTAGTTCACTGACTCCCAGCCAACCAGCAATGAGGTTGAGGGGAATTGGAAAGTCCCAACCGCCCAGGTAGAGAATTGCTACTAGCAGGGAAGAAAGGATCAAGTTAACGTAGGAACCCAGGTAGAAAAGACCGAATTTCATACCTGAATATTCAGTCTGATAGCCTGCAACGATTTCTTCTTCCGCTTCGGGTAAGTCAAAGGGTAATCGTTCGCATTCAGCTAGGGCGGCTATCCAAAAGATCAGGAAACCGATTGGTTGTCGCCAAATGTTCCAGCCCAGAATGCCGTAGCCAGATTGCTGATTGACAATATCAACGGTGCTGAGGCTGTTAGACATCATAGCGATCGCTAACACCGCCAACGCCAAAGGAATTTCATAACTAATAGATTGCGCTGCTGCCCGCAAGCCCCCTAAGAGGGAGTATTTGTTATTAGATGCGTAACCAGCCATCAACAAACCAATGGGCTGAATACTTGACAAGGCAATCCACAAGAAGACGCCCATGCCCACATTACTAATTACGATATTCTGCCCGAAGGGAACGATCAGGAACGACAGAAACACCGGAATTACAACAATAATTGGGCCGAGGGTAAACAGCCAGGGGTCAGACTTGGCTGGTACTATATCTTCTTTAAATACCAACTTCAAACCATCCGCTACAGGCACCAGCAACCCAAAAGGGCCCTGGTATTCTGGCCCAATTCGCTGCTGTGCAGATGCGGAAATTTTTCGTTCTAGCCAAGTGGCTACCAACACCCCCACTGTTGCCCCAATCAGCATCAGTATCATTGGCAGTGGCATCCAAATCGCTTTGGCTGTTCCTGCTGGTATACCTAAATCCCGGAGGGATTCAATAAAAGTTCCTTGGAGGTCAATTCCTGAATTCATGTTTCCGCTCTTTAAGACATCGAGTCATGGTGAGTTACAACTATTAGTTAAATTAATACCTGTAAATTCACCCATTTTTAATTTTTGCCCAGATGACGC encodes:
- a CDS encoding EAL domain-containing protein; protein product: MPLRVALVVPFVLQISAAVGLTAFLSLKNGQKAVNDVATQLQNELTTRIHQHITDYIEIPQLVTQINANSVHIGELSLKDTKSLERHLWHQMQLFKPLSPIAFATTQGEIHSVDRFNDGSLVIRKKDQSTSNNYYTYTTDNQGNTVKLLQVNQTFDPRTRPWYTNAVKAGKTTCTEIYSYFSSSGLAFSATQPLYDQKGTLLGVTNATLSLSQLSEFLHSLKIGRSGKTFIVEHSGELVATSTAEQPFSLSYKGGKKTSKRLKAIASSDRITQLTTQYLQSQFGNFRNISSSQQLEFEIDHKRQFVQLMPFTADCGLNWVIIVVVPEADFMEHIQANTRTTILLCFGALIIATVIGVITSHWITEPILCLSVASKEIANGKLNQTVTVEGINELRVLAQAHNQMATQLQESFAEILEANRQLEAEINERKQAEEQLRHNAFHDALTGLPNRAFFIERLKNTLQRAKQQENYLFAVLFLDLDRFKVINDSLGHLKGDQFLIAIANRLEVCVRSTDTAARLGGDEFTILLDEIQSLSDAIKVAERIQQELTLPLELDGQEVFTTASIGIALSSTVDYDQAENLLRDADTAMYRAKVLGKARYEVFNPGMYTNALVRLQLENDLRRAIERHEFQLYYQPIVSITNGRILGFEALLRWQHPERGLICPTDFIPLAEETGLIVKIGYWALHEACRQMQNWRLSDRINSLEKISVNLSVKQFSQPDLIEQIGEILHSTGLDAGSLMLEITESAILENGDEANAALSELRKMGIELSIDDFGTGYSSLGRLHNFPISVLKIDRSFVSPIDGNGKNLEIIETIITLAHKLGMDVTAEGVETKEQLAFLRNLNCECGQGYFFSRPLDNAAAVELILKNPQW
- a CDS encoding GNAT family N-acetyltransferase — translated: MEVSGRNINYSLNPPPTLEDFPVLQTEKYTLRLASTKEELESIFRLRFEVFNLELGLGFSTSNFTQMDIDKFDAVCHHLILISKQTGKTIGTYRMQTYTMASQRLGFDAADIFNLNAIPNSVLQASVEVGRTCITKEYRNSQALLLLWEGLANYLIWSKNQYFFGCASLLTQSPWQATCAYDYFRQNGLMHPSILVYPNSQFCLELPQNCLDSYTVEIPKILQAYLNIGAKICSLPAIDRQFKTIDFLTISNIADFVRWRYPNPLKKPLPLRIFQD
- a CDS encoding NAD(+) kinase, yielding MQLKQVIIAYKARDARSKQWAEICAKQLESRECHVLMGPSGPKDNPYPVFLASAGQPIDLALVLGGDGTVLTGARHLAPAGIPILGVNVGGHLGFLTESVEEFQDTEKVWDRLFEDRYAIQRRMMLQAAVYEGHGSNLEPVSERYLALNEFCVKPASADRMITSILEMEIDGEVVDQYVGDGLIISTPTGSTGYTVSANGPIMHDGMEAITVTPICAMSLSSRPLVLPPGSVVSIWPLGDYDLSTKLWTDGVLGTSIWPGHRVDVRMADCRAKFIILRENNSYYQTLREKLLWAGTRVHYNNNHRN
- the nuoK gene encoding NADH-quinone oxidoreductase subunit NuoK; its protein translation is MQLQYFLLLAAALFCIGIYGLITSRNAVRVLMSIELLLNAVNLNLMAFSNFLDSTLIKGQVFTVFVITVAAAEAAVGLAIVLAIYRNRDTVDMEQFNLLKW
- a CDS encoding NADH-quinone oxidoreductase subunit J, with product MNLAEGVQFVSLGILGVMMIGAAIGVVLFSNIVYSAFMLGGVFISMAGIYLLLNGDFVAAAQILIYVGAVNVLILFAIMLVNKRQDFVAFPNSWVRKVLTGLVSVGLFGLLSTMVLATPWAYSTAPVAGGESSIILIGEHFFTDFLLPFELASILLLIAMVGAIILARREYLPDQLTRSDLGQTVLTLPERPRELVSTTSETKE
- the ndhI gene encoding NAD(P)H-quinone oxidoreductase subunit I — translated: MLKFLKQVGDYAKETVQAARYIGQGLSVTFDHMRRRPITVQYPYEKLIPGERFRGRIHFEFDKCIACEVCVRVCPINLPVVDWAFDKASKKKKLNHYSIDFGVCIFCGNCVEFCPTNCLSMTEEYELATYDRHELNYDSVALGRLPYKVTDDPMVTPLRELVYLPKGVLEPHGLPADAPRAGARPEDLVEQTEK
- the nuoH gene encoding NADH-quinone oxidoreductase subunit NuoH codes for the protein MNSGIDLQGTFIESLRDLGIPAGTAKAIWMPLPMILMLIGATVGVLVATWLERKISASAQQRIGPEYQGPFGLLVPVADGLKLVFKEDIVPAKSDPWLFTLGPIIVVIPVFLSFLIVPFGQNIVISNVGMGVFLWIALSSIQPIGLLMAGYASNNKYSLLGGLRAAAQSISYEIPLALAVLAIAMMSNSLSTVDIVNQQSGYGILGWNIWRQPIGFLIFWIAALAECERLPFDLPEAEEEIVAGYQTEYSGMKFGLFYLGSYVNLILSSLLVAILYLGGWDFPIPLNLIAGWLGVSELNPVFQIVTASLGITMTVFKAYLLVFVAILLRWTVPRVRIDQLLDLGWKFLLPVGLVNLLLTAALKLAFPFAFGG